One stretch of Oxyura jamaicensis isolate SHBP4307 breed ruddy duck unplaced genomic scaffold, BPBGC_Ojam_1.0 oxyUn_random_OJ68457, whole genome shotgun sequence DNA includes these proteins:
- the LOC118159183 gene encoding olfactory receptor 14C36-like has product MQSMGQGQSCISFQGVPEATIIEQLSSPLSRRINSSSISEFLLLAFADTRELQLLHFALFLGIYLAALLGNGLILTAIACDHRLHTPMYFFLLNLALLDLGCISTTVPKAMANSLWDTRAISYSGCAAQVFFFFFLFLAEFSILTIMSYDRYVAICKPLHYRTLLGSRACAHMAAAAWGSGVLYALLHTANTFSLPLCQGNVVDQFFCEIPQILKLSCSSLYHSEIGLLTFSVCVFMGCFVFIVLSYVQIFRAVLRIPSVQGRNKAFSTCLPHMAVVCLFLSTGMFAYLKPPSISSPSLNLAVAVLYSVMPQVLNPFIYSMRNQELKNAIRKVMSWIFFRMF; this is encoded by the exons AATAATTGAGCAGCTCAGT TCCCCTTTGTCCAGGAGGAtcaacagcagctccatcagcgagttcctcctcctggcatttgcagacacaagagagctgcagctcctgcacttcgcgctcttcctgggcatctacctggctgctctcctgggcaacggcctcatcctcacagccATAGCCTgtgaccaccgcctccacacccccatgtacttcttcctcctcaacctcgccctcctcgatctgggctgcatctccaccactgtccccaaagccatggccaattccctctgggacaccagAGCCATTTCCTACTCGGGATGTGCTGCtcaggtctttttctttttctttctgtttttagcaGAGTTTTCTATTCTCACCATCATGTCCTATGACCGCTatgttgccatctgcaagcccctgcatTACAGgaccctcctgggcagcagagcttgtgcccacatggcagcagctgcctggggcagtggggtTCTCTATGCTTTGCTGCACACTGCCAATACGTTTTCACTGCctctctgccaaggcaatgttGTGGACCAGTTCTTTTGTGAaatcccccagatcctcaagctctcctgttCATCCTTATACCACAGCGAAATTGGGCTTCTCACATTtagtgtttgtgtgtttatggGGTGTTTTGTATTCATTGTGCTCTCCTATGTGCAGATTTTCAGGGCCGTGCTGAGGATCCCCTCTGTGCAAGGACGgaacaaagccttttccacatgcctcccTCACATGGCTGTGGTCTGCTTGTTTCTCAGCACTGGcatgtttgcctacctgaagcccccctcaATCTCCTCACCATCCCTGAACCTGGCagtggcagttctgtactcagTGATGCCTCAGGTATTGAACCccttcatctacagcatgaggaatcAGGAGCTCAAGAATGCTATTAGAAAAGTGATGTCATGGATATTTTTCAGGATGTTCTGA